A section of the Metabacillus endolithicus genome encodes:
- a CDS encoding four-carbon acid sugar kinase family protein, translating to MINLIGVVADDTTGANDIGIMFRKNQYTTKVVTFEDDLKLNNDSDVVIVDTDSRLDPPSVSYNRVYKATKSLMDLNCSIYFNKTCSVFRGNIGEEFDAMLDALNEDFCVVILAFPKNGRKTVDGIHTVHDKLLEDSEFANDPVHPMTESNLVSILSKQTSRKVTSVELSVVRSGASFLKNKIAEVKKTGYNYCIVDAETQEDLSVIAEAVKEIKVLAGSSAIAEELPKFLDKELVENPIQTVEINDNQGVLVVSGSLTPQTRAQTAYLISNGVPSIIFDSRKVFDPEVREKEISLLAEEAKSILKQGKDVLVLADNDANTVKETKEIGSKQNIDPLVISKMVSAALAEITEQIVKDLDLKRLVVAGGDTSGTVSRKLGIKGNYVLEEIATGVPSGLALGRDMFIVLKSGSFGKEDFLYEAINHLKNLNAKENVN from the coding sequence TTGATTAACTTAATTGGCGTTGTTGCAGATGATACAACAGGTGCAAATGATATTGGAATTATGTTTAGAAAAAATCAATACACCACAAAGGTCGTAACATTTGAAGACGACTTAAAATTAAATAATGATTCAGATGTTGTCATTGTTGATACTGACAGCAGACTAGACCCGCCAAGTGTAAGTTACAACAGGGTTTATAAAGCTACTAAATCACTAATGGATTTGAATTGTTCAATCTATTTTAATAAAACATGCTCTGTGTTTCGTGGAAACATTGGAGAAGAATTTGATGCGATGCTTGATGCATTAAATGAAGATTTTTGTGTTGTTATTCTGGCATTCCCTAAAAATGGAAGGAAAACAGTTGATGGAATTCATACAGTTCACGATAAACTTCTTGAAGATTCAGAGTTTGCAAATGACCCGGTTCACCCAATGACAGAATCGAATCTTGTATCTATTTTATCGAAGCAAACATCAAGAAAAGTGACTTCTGTTGAACTGTCCGTTGTCAGAAGTGGAGCATCATTCTTAAAAAATAAAATAGCTGAAGTGAAAAAAACAGGATATAACTACTGCATTGTTGATGCTGAAACACAGGAAGATTTATCTGTGATAGCGGAGGCTGTTAAGGAGATAAAGGTACTGGCGGGAAGTTCGGCGATTGCCGAGGAATTGCCAAAATTCCTGGATAAAGAGCTTGTAGAAAACCCTATTCAAACTGTAGAGATTAATGATAATCAAGGCGTATTGGTTGTTTCAGGTAGTTTAACACCTCAAACGAGAGCGCAAACAGCCTATTTAATTTCTAATGGTGTTCCTTCAATCATTTTTGATTCGAGAAAAGTATTTGACCCGGAGGTACGAGAGAAAGAAATTTCCCTTCTTGCAGAAGAAGCCAAAAGTATCTTAAAGCAGGGGAAAGACGTATTAGTTCTTGCTGATAATGATGCAAATACAGTAAAGGAAACCAAAGAAATTGGCTCCAAGCAGAACATAGACCCGCTTGTTATCAGTAAGATGGTATCTGCTGCTTTAGCTGAAATAACAGAGCAAATTGTAAAGGACTTAGATTTAAAGAGACTAGTGGTAGCCGGTGGAGATACTTCAGGTACAGTCAGTAGAAAGCTTGGAATTAAAGGGAACTATGTGTTGGAAGAAATTGCAACAGGAGTACCTTCTGGCTTAGCTCTTGGTCGGGATATGTTTATCGTACTTAAATCTGGAAGCTTTGGAAAAGAAGATTTTCTTTATGAGGCAATAAATCATTTAAAAAATTTAAATGCAAAAGAAAATGTTAATTAA